From the Leptospira sp. WS60.C2 genome, one window contains:
- a CDS encoding outer membrane lipoprotein carrier protein LolA: MKVWIGFLLLVLGVSLEAQTSPAHNWHSPSEVVKKIKKNFSEINSYSADFLIKTEENKKEKQMRGKCFYKRPGKIRYNFAEPEGDEIVSDGKTLHIFIKRLGAVGKQDLTLDRKNSSGPIFTTNSPEGLNRLFRKYHYKFDTIEQPRSMGDVTKYFVLDLDQREKIGGFEKMKLFVDSESYLIKKAVATDGRGKVTTISFSNINFSEEIQDGVFNFHMSGNAKIVNNPLVSEN; the protein is encoded by the coding sequence ATGAAAGTATGGATCGGATTTTTGTTACTTGTTTTGGGAGTTTCTTTGGAGGCCCAAACAAGTCCGGCTCACAATTGGCATTCTCCTTCTGAAGTTGTTAAAAAGATCAAAAAGAATTTTAGTGAAATCAATTCGTATTCCGCTGATTTTCTCATCAAAACAGAAGAAAACAAAAAAGAAAAACAAATGCGCGGGAAATGTTTTTATAAACGTCCTGGAAAAATTCGTTATAATTTTGCCGAACCAGAAGGGGACGAAATTGTTTCTGATGGAAAAACCCTCCATATCTTCATCAAGCGGTTAGGTGCTGTTGGCAAACAAGACCTAACGCTTGATCGTAAAAATTCTTCTGGTCCGATCTTCACAACGAATAGTCCAGAAGGACTCAATCGCCTTTTTCGTAAGTACCATTATAAGTTTGATACCATTGAACAACCGCGTTCGATGGGTGATGTCACAAAATACTTTGTTCTCGATCTAGACCAAAGAGAAAAGATTGGTGGGTTTGAAAAGATGAAACTTTTTGTGGATTCAGAATCGTATCTCATTAAAAAAGCAGTTGCGACAGATGGTCGTGGTAAGGTCACAACAATATCATTTTCTAACATTAATTTTTCGGAAGAAATCCAAGATGGAGTTTTCAATTTTCACATGAGCGGAAACGCTAAAATTGTCAACAACCCACTTGTCTCTGAGAACTAA
- a CDS encoding SRP-less Sec system protein, which translates to MKSIFSLLLVVCFSTSLFSQEGLDFLDKVNDKPKTVTKPKEDTVQTTTKKQSNVVTQTGTTTGKKKKSKKKSKQNQLATETLPQNNNLVSNPNVNPVVTEKVVNPVEKQPGLVEEEEVVSNAYWMDSQVTVQPTGLPGFSSDSKLANNEVANVSSEVGGNKESGKSFFSFSDFFAKYKKAMMILGIIILFAFYRLRSARPGSSSRSYRR; encoded by the coding sequence ATGAAATCTATCTTTTCCCTTTTACTCGTCGTCTGTTTCTCAACATCCCTCTTTTCGCAAGAGGGTTTGGATTTTTTGGATAAGGTGAATGATAAACCAAAAACTGTCACCAAACCTAAAGAAGACACCGTGCAAACCACAACAAAGAAACAATCGAATGTTGTGACACAAACTGGCACGACCACAGGGAAAAAGAAAAAGTCCAAAAAAAAATCAAAACAAAACCAACTAGCAACAGAAACTCTTCCACAAAACAATAATTTGGTGTCGAATCCAAATGTTAACCCAGTTGTAACAGAAAAAGTTGTAAATCCAGTAGAAAAACAACCTGGATTAGTAGAAGAAGAGGAAGTGGTTTCCAATGCTTACTGGATGGACTCACAAGTCACAGTGCAACCCACAGGGCTTCCTGGATTTTCCTCCGATTCGAAACTCGCAAACAACGAAGTTGCAAATGTTTCTTCTGAAGTCGGTGGAAACAAAGAATCCGGAAAATCCTTCTTTAGTTTTTCCGATTTTTTTGCTAAATACAAAAAAGCTATGATGATCTTAGGAATCATCATCCTCTTTGCTTTTTACAGACTCAGATCTGCTCGTCCTGGTTCTAGCAGTCGTTCATATAGAAGATAA
- a CDS encoding RodZ domain-containing protein yields the protein MNTKRVGQILREAREDKKLSVKDVAKETNIAAKYIIALETEDYSQFPAETFALGFLKNYASYLKLDTAMLLNLYRGEQIEESQAPLEELTRPTTTPFSLDRNKIISLVSLFLFVISAYIIYISFEDSGSVSMDDDNTEVSQNVEPTNSSDIPSGINFVNQSVPENASVPFILTEDRGVSFSVNNQQCKMFIKGVSNGKANLGFNIFPEKNVYFFQTAEGEETILSYKIEELSSLRRDIRVVTQAVTEKSAKVLVTLKEEREGVAVKSPVGDVPIQVTLFFSKPSYVEFVLDGQMGERGLVSAGEVKHLEARDRLEIKVGDGGAVEMVQNGKERVVLGKPGKLVKKIFIRKPNPYDSTQSIIGELGE from the coding sequence TTGAATACAAAACGAGTTGGTCAAATCCTAAGAGAAGCAAGAGAAGACAAAAAACTTTCAGTGAAAGATGTCGCAAAAGAAACAAACATTGCGGCCAAATACATCATCGCTTTAGAAACAGAAGATTATTCTCAGTTCCCAGCAGAAACGTTTGCTCTTGGTTTTTTAAAGAATTATGCCAGTTACCTAAAACTTGATACCGCGATGTTACTCAATTTATATCGAGGGGAACAAATTGAAGAATCACAAGCACCACTCGAAGAGCTCACTCGTCCTACAACCACTCCTTTTAGTTTAGACCGGAATAAGATCATAAGCCTTGTTTCTCTCTTTTTGTTTGTGATCTCGGCGTATATCATCTACATCAGTTTTGAAGACTCTGGTTCTGTTTCGATGGATGATGACAATACCGAGGTAAGCCAAAATGTCGAACCAACCAATAGTTCTGACATTCCATCTGGAATTAATTTCGTGAACCAAAGTGTTCCCGAAAATGCAAGTGTGCCTTTTATTCTTACAGAAGATCGTGGTGTGAGTTTTAGTGTGAACAACCAACAGTGTAAGATGTTCATTAAAGGTGTTTCCAATGGAAAAGCAAACCTAGGATTTAATATTTTCCCAGAAAAGAATGTGTATTTCTTCCAAACAGCAGAAGGCGAAGAAACCATTCTTTCGTACAAAATTGAAGAGCTCTCTTCCTTACGTCGTGATATCCGCGTGGTCACACAAGCCGTCACTGAAAAATCGGCAAAGGTTCTTGTGACGTTAAAAGAGGAACGAGAAGGCGTTGCTGTGAAGTCTCCTGTAGGAGATGTTCCGATCCAAGTGACATTGTTTTTCTCGAAGCCAAGTTACGTTGAGTTCGTGTTAGATGGTCAAATGGGAGAACGTGGTCTTGTTTCCGCGGGAGAAGTGAAACACTTAGAAGCTCGTGACAGACTGGAGATCAAAGTGGGAGATGGCGGTGCCGTGGAAATGGTACAAAACGGAAAAGAACGAGTCGTACTTGGAAAACCAGGAAAGCTTGTGAAAAAAATCTTCATCCGCAAACCAAATCCGTATGATTCCACTCAGTCCATCATTGGAGAGTTAGGCGAATAA
- a CDS encoding MiaB/RimO family radical SAM methylthiotransferase, translated as MPKAKETIDETPKSFYITTLGCPKNTVDSMAMHQSLLKEGLLPAAGPEASDFHLVNTCTFIQDATKETIQTILDSIDIKKKNKQKLVVVGCFAERAGKEISDDLPEVDLHFGTGKYDKAGEILRSHFPLDFKDLTEFNEDLLERLKTSKGIENYSKPYSYVKISDGCNRGCHFCIIPNLRGKYRDTEITDVLAQTKLAVKAGSKEICLVSQDTVFYGKDTDKLMDLVRSVAEVDGLELLRLLYLYPDKKTEKLLDLYGEIPKIAPYLESPLQHVSKSVLKAMNRTGEYSFFKSLFQKARDIRPDLEIRTSFILGFPGETMEDVEEIIRFVEDVKPEKVNLFPYSPQDGTKGATMDGQLKDKEIARRVNMVREAYLGTLKSIHQNRIGKVYPCVVDEVLDEGAIVRRFQDAPEIDEVVYVDNTDLKVGQFGKVRVDSFYELDMSGTWVV; from the coding sequence ATGCCAAAGGCCAAGGAAACAATCGACGAGACACCAAAGTCGTTTTATATCACGACTCTTGGTTGTCCGAAAAATACTGTGGATTCGATGGCTATGCACCAGTCCCTATTAAAAGAGGGACTCCTTCCCGCCGCAGGCCCTGAAGCCAGTGATTTTCATTTGGTAAATACCTGTACATTTATCCAAGATGCGACCAAAGAAACCATTCAAACCATCCTAGACTCGATCGATATCAAAAAGAAAAACAAACAAAAGTTAGTTGTGGTGGGTTGTTTTGCGGAACGCGCCGGAAAAGAAATTTCTGACGATCTTCCTGAAGTGGACCTTCATTTTGGAACAGGGAAATATGACAAAGCAGGTGAGATTTTACGATCCCATTTTCCTCTCGATTTTAAAGACCTCACTGAATTTAATGAAGACTTACTCGAAAGACTCAAAACCTCCAAAGGCATTGAAAATTATTCCAAACCGTATTCTTATGTGAAAATTTCGGATGGTTGCAACCGAGGTTGTCATTTTTGTATCATTCCCAACCTTCGTGGAAAATACCGAGACACAGAAATCACTGATGTATTAGCACAAACGAAACTAGCGGTAAAAGCTGGTTCGAAAGAGATTTGCCTTGTGTCCCAAGATACGGTTTTTTATGGAAAGGACACAGACAAACTGATGGATTTGGTGCGTTCCGTGGCCGAGGTGGATGGCCTAGAACTTTTACGTTTGTTGTATCTCTATCCAGATAAAAAAACAGAAAAGTTACTCGATTTGTATGGTGAGATTCCTAAAATTGCCCCGTATTTGGAAAGCCCCTTACAACATGTTTCCAAATCCGTTTTAAAAGCAATGAACCGCACGGGCGAATACAGTTTTTTTAAATCCCTATTCCAGAAAGCAAGAGACATCCGCCCTGATTTAGAAATCCGCACTTCGTTTATCTTAGGTTTTCCTGGCGAAACAATGGAAGATGTGGAAGAAATCATTCGCTTCGTGGAAGATGTAAAACCAGAAAAGGTAAACCTCTTTCCTTACTCTCCACAAGATGGTACGAAAGGCGCTACAATGGATGGCCAACTGAAAGATAAAGAAATTGCACGCCGTGTCAACATGGTGAGAGAAGCATATCTAGGAACTCTAAAGTCCATCCACCAAAATCGAATTGGAAAAGTCTATCCTTGCGTCGTTGATGAAGTGTTAGACGAAGGTGCAATTGTTCGCCGTTTCCAAGATGCTCCTGAAATTGATGAAGTGGTTTATGTAGACAATACCGATTTGAAGGTAGGGCAGTTTGGAAAGGTCCGAGTGGACTCTTTTTATGAATTAGATATGTCTGGAACCTGGGTGGTTTAG
- the secD gene encoding protein translocase subunit SecD, whose product MQSYRLLLLPFFILAVSFTILYPNFADRTLKLVVREDVYSLSEAEQKTLVSSLFDRWEKDYGKSSGWTIEPKGTLPPKENPFFTVNGRFITSAKINQISQENQTLVNEAKNKLEPTWIENMIRGGKSLSIKLGLDLQGGMRVVLKGDFEDYTSKLRDLYAKEITELNLTLNNPVAKPEEKEKAKNRLTEIEASFDLSPMRKIVELEKAKMIIDNRLTTQNLTEPQVRIQKEQDAIEVSLPGVSNSAAILEILQNTETVEYRLEEPNPFLFKNQIAENERRMMDLGQREKTDIYLFQELVKNKAGKKAQDEFLAGLEKKYNIPKEYKVYAMWARGNSAKSTLLPRSFVVLERKIALSGNDMTNAQPSYNSNSYGWMVSFTLTPNGAEKFFDLTSENRGRNLAIVWGDKVISNPVINDPIAGGRAEISGSFSEQEAIRLANVISEGALPIPLSVLEMRFIGPTLGIESIEVGVKAVAIGFFLVMVYMIFYYRLGGFIADLSLLVNIIILAALLTLMDFTLTLPGIAGIILTAGMAVDANVIIYERIREEIEEGRALSVAVTRGFENAFWTIMDANVTTLIAGILMIRLGNGPIKGFAITLCWGIVTTLFTSLFLSRLFMELSVNRMGIHHLNLRPFFFGKKEVKNV is encoded by the coding sequence TTGCAATCGTATCGACTCTTACTTTTACCATTTTTCATCTTAGCGGTATCCTTTACCATTTTGTATCCAAACTTCGCGGACAGAACTTTAAAACTGGTTGTGAGAGAGGATGTGTATTCCCTTTCTGAGGCTGAGCAGAAAACCCTTGTTAGTTCTTTGTTTGACCGTTGGGAAAAAGATTATGGGAAAAGTTCAGGTTGGACTATCGAACCGAAAGGAACTCTACCGCCTAAAGAGAATCCTTTTTTTACAGTGAATGGAAGATTCATCACTTCCGCCAAAATCAATCAAATCTCGCAAGAAAACCAAACATTAGTCAATGAAGCCAAAAACAAATTAGAACCAACTTGGATCGAAAATATGATCCGTGGTGGTAAATCTTTGTCCATTAAACTAGGTCTCGACTTACAAGGTGGTATGCGTGTTGTTCTAAAAGGTGATTTCGAAGATTACACTTCCAAATTAAGAGACCTCTATGCAAAAGAAATTACGGAGCTAAACCTAACACTGAACAATCCAGTTGCAAAACCTGAGGAAAAAGAAAAGGCCAAAAATCGTCTTACTGAAATTGAAGCAAGTTTTGATCTATCTCCGATGCGAAAAATTGTGGAGTTAGAAAAAGCAAAGATGATCATCGATAATCGTCTAACAACACAAAATCTAACTGAGCCACAGGTGAGGATCCAAAAGGAACAAGATGCCATTGAAGTATCACTGCCTGGTGTTTCTAACTCAGCCGCTATTCTAGAAATTTTACAAAATACGGAAACTGTTGAGTATCGTTTAGAAGAACCAAATCCATTTCTTTTCAAAAATCAAATTGCTGAAAATGAAAGAAGAATGATGGATCTTGGTCAGCGTGAAAAAACCGACATCTATCTTTTCCAAGAACTTGTGAAAAACAAAGCAGGGAAAAAAGCGCAAGATGAGTTTCTCGCTGGACTCGAAAAAAAATACAATATTCCGAAAGAATACAAAGTATACGCTATGTGGGCTCGTGGAAATTCCGCGAAGTCAACGTTACTCCCGAGAAGTTTTGTCGTATTAGAAAGAAAAATTGCTCTTTCTGGAAACGATATGACCAATGCGCAACCTTCCTATAATTCCAATTCGTATGGTTGGATGGTAAGTTTTACACTCACTCCCAATGGTGCGGAAAAGTTTTTTGATCTAACATCGGAAAATCGTGGTCGTAACTTAGCGATTGTTTGGGGTGATAAAGTCATCTCTAATCCAGTGATCAACGATCCAATTGCTGGTGGACGAGCTGAAATTTCGGGAAGTTTTTCGGAACAAGAAGCCATTCGCTTGGCAAACGTCATTTCAGAAGGAGCACTTCCGATTCCACTTTCCGTGTTGGAGATGCGATTCATAGGACCAACTCTTGGGATTGAATCGATTGAAGTGGGTGTGAAAGCGGTTGCGATCGGATTTTTTCTCGTGATGGTTTATATGATTTTCTATTATAGGTTAGGTGGGTTTATCGCCGACTTATCCCTTCTTGTGAACATCATCATCCTTGCAGCATTATTAACTCTTATGGATTTTACTCTAACCCTTCCAGGGATTGCGGGGATTATCCTGACCGCGGGTATGGCGGTGGATGCGAACGTTATTATCTACGAAAGGATTCGAGAGGAAATTGAGGAAGGTCGGGCATTGTCTGTTGCCGTCACGCGTGGTTTTGAAAATGCGTTTTGGACCATTATGGATGCAAACGTCACCACGCTCATTGCTGGTATTTTAATGATTCGTCTAGGAAATGGACCGATCAAAGGTTTTGCGATTACTCTTTGTTGGGGAATTGTGACAACACTTTTCACTTCCTTATTCTTGTCTCGATTGTTCATGGAACTTTCGGTCAACCGAATGGGAATCCATCATCTGAACTTAAGGCCTTTTTTCTTTGGAAAAAAAGAGGTAAAAAATGTATAA
- the trpD gene encoding anthranilate phosphoribosyltransferase: protein MTALTSKEILGQVVSGHHLVEAHAEFFLNEVMDGKVSEPLLASFLTAMKMKGETTDELYGFVRAMRSHAIKPKTSFGFDFLDTCGTGGDGKGTLNVSTLSALTLASLGHKVAKHGNRSVSSPSGSSDILSGLGYPLERSHEECEAEFSRTGFVFLFAPSWHPAMKYAGPVRGALGFRTFFNLIGPLSNPFSPTHQIVGVYDKSLCLPMAEIFQKLGVKGAIVCHSRDGLDEFSIFEETDYAYFDGKTIQELMFDPRELRLEPNELDRNTVFSSSKEGAETLFRSVLDPSGPTGGTAMVSLNAGVSLWLLGATKDIRTGYELAKDALLSKKVLRFTRETLNLR from the coding sequence ATGACCGCTCTCACTAGTAAGGAAATTTTGGGCCAAGTGGTGTCAGGACACCATTTGGTCGAGGCTCACGCTGAATTTTTTTTAAATGAAGTGATGGATGGTAAAGTTTCAGAACCTTTGCTTGCCTCCTTTCTCACTGCCATGAAAATGAAAGGAGAAACCACGGACGAATTGTATGGATTTGTCCGTGCAATGCGTTCTCATGCGATCAAACCGAAAACTTCCTTTGGATTTGATTTTTTGGATACATGTGGAACGGGTGGTGATGGGAAAGGAACGTTGAATGTGTCCACTCTTTCTGCTCTGACGCTTGCAAGCCTTGGTCACAAAGTGGCAAAACATGGAAATCGTTCTGTATCTTCTCCCTCAGGAAGTTCTGACATTCTCTCTGGACTTGGGTATCCTTTGGAGAGAAGCCATGAAGAGTGTGAGGCGGAGTTCAGTCGCACAGGATTTGTGTTTCTATTTGCTCCTTCTTGGCATCCGGCCATGAAATATGCAGGTCCTGTTCGAGGAGCGCTTGGGTTTCGAACGTTTTTCAATTTGATCGGGCCACTTTCCAATCCGTTTTCTCCCACACACCAAATTGTGGGAGTGTATGACAAATCTCTCTGTTTGCCGATGGCGGAGATATTTCAGAAGTTGGGTGTGAAAGGCGCTATCGTTTGCCATTCACGGGATGGGTTAGATGAATTTTCCATCTTCGAAGAAACCGATTATGCCTATTTTGATGGAAAAACCATCCAAGAACTTATGTTTGATCCCAGAGAACTCCGTTTAGAGCCGAATGAATTGGATCGGAATACTGTGTTTTCCTCTTCCAAGGAAGGGGCAGAGACTCTTTTTCGATCGGTTCTCGACCCATCTGGTCCAACTGGTGGTACGGCAATGGTGTCACTCAATGCTGGGGTTTCGTTATGGTTACTGGGAGCTACGAAAGACATTCGAACCGGGTATGAATTGGCCAAAGATGCTCTGTTGTCGAAAAAAGTTCTCCGATTCACTCGCGAAACATTGAATTTAAGATAA
- the yajC gene encoding preprotein translocase subunit YajC, producing the protein MLNLELFASQILILAQEEGAKSSLQSLIIIPIMLVAMYFLVILPNKKEEKKRKEMISNLQKGDTVVTSSGLHGKIVEFKDNNETVVLSVSANTNITFDTSAILKKKA; encoded by the coding sequence ATGCTCAATTTAGAACTTTTCGCTTCACAAATCCTAATCCTTGCCCAAGAAGAGGGAGCCAAGTCTTCTCTTCAGTCCCTCATCATCATTCCGATTATGCTAGTCGCAATGTATTTTCTAGTGATCCTTCCTAACAAAAAGGAAGAGAAAAAAAGAAAAGAGATGATCTCAAACCTGCAAAAAGGGGACACAGTGGTAACAAGCAGTGGTCTTCATGGCAAGATTGTTGAGTTCAAAGACAACAATGAAACTGTTGTTTTAAGTGTTTCTGCAAACACAAACATTACGTTTGATACAAGCGCCATCCTGAAGAAAAAAGCGTAA
- a CDS encoding DNA translocase FtsK: protein MEPKKSVWGWNLPRKDFLPYLFVFSGIFLLLSLFSFHEGEDGSLFNWFGRLGHYIALTLFYLLGKTSFLLAGFVLLLGVLSLRNPEFDVLSKALFFPIFIIATTVSLNLLETPMGHVGDSGGIFGQFFSWIFSYLFGETGRVLVIFFLYLYFAVIWLEDGAWSYSFSVIHNVSEKLYHLMGGRKEFPHFKLPSFMESVVSTRRAPMDEVKQKGWFQIQTEEESKEELAHHFWNVVANEKVEVDSIPSFLRDPHSRFSPSFGEEHVSANPVGKEASKREKRLNIRFQNTNHFEGFFDASGKVFRFQKERKKDFLDRNEISLSQKRIQLTDKRIQEESPLHPEGMEKEDLRESKILYQFPEAKWKPKQEMSLALDDLELPKLSPMESKFGDVSTFLPNRNWEVSQENSNEMEAWEEEEEETWEDSISESTDEETSVVVSIPESVRLSLVEETGFATETWDDTNDLSDSVSMEGVEEEYEEETLETMSLEESSPMVRSNLSPGNFVKKKQILKETKEEQELMFGSMVPKPKLKKGKYYISPRLLANHQVPVANILKNDSELDLIAKKIEESTGHFGIESKVITKERGPIITRYEITIPNGIKLNRIVSLSDEIRAYLEVKNIRIVAPIPGKASIGIEVPNRVREDVFLSEILKDTILQQKAKDLSICIGKDISGKLVMIDIAKLPHLLVAGTTGSGKSVSINAMITSLICTRSPEEVRFIMIDPKMVEMTLYEGIPHLLMPVITDPKKATKALSWAIQEMESRYQMISQLKSRDFKSFNEKVDEYAHAKGFQKLPYIVIFIDELADLMMVSGKDLEEQIQRISQKARAVGIHLVMATQRPSVDVITGVIKANCPARVAFQVAQKTDSRTILDTSGAETLLGKGDFLYRSPTSSDLMRIQAPYIEEKEIESIVEEAKKQGAPAYVEMNWEEESNIEMASDEDEELFEEAWNIVVTEKKASASYLQRRMRIGYNKAARLMELMEMRGYVSPQVGAKPREILRSA from the coding sequence ATCTATTTGTATTCTCTGGAATCTTTTTGCTTTTATCTCTCTTTTCCTTCCATGAAGGAGAGGATGGTTCCCTTTTCAATTGGTTTGGAAGGTTAGGGCATTACATTGCGCTCACCCTTTTTTACCTCTTGGGAAAAACTTCCTTTTTACTCGCAGGGTTTGTTTTACTATTAGGTGTCCTTTCTTTACGCAATCCTGAATTTGATGTTCTAAGTAAGGCTTTATTTTTCCCCATTTTTATCATTGCAACGACAGTTAGCCTGAACTTACTCGAAACTCCCATGGGGCATGTGGGAGATAGCGGAGGGATCTTCGGGCAATTCTTTTCGTGGATTTTTTCCTATCTCTTTGGGGAAACGGGAAGGGTTCTTGTGATCTTTTTTCTCTATCTGTATTTTGCTGTGATCTGGTTAGAAGATGGGGCTTGGTCCTACAGCTTTTCTGTCATCCATAATGTATCTGAAAAACTCTACCACCTTATGGGGGGACGAAAGGAATTTCCTCACTTCAAACTTCCTTCCTTTATGGAATCGGTAGTGTCCACTCGTCGTGCCCCTATGGACGAAGTGAAACAAAAAGGTTGGTTTCAAATCCAAACGGAAGAAGAATCCAAAGAGGAACTAGCCCATCATTTCTGGAATGTGGTCGCAAATGAAAAAGTAGAAGTCGATTCGATTCCGTCTTTTTTACGCGATCCTCATTCCCGTTTTTCTCCGTCGTTTGGTGAAGAGCATGTCTCTGCAAATCCTGTGGGGAAAGAAGCATCCAAAAGAGAAAAACGTCTAAACATTCGGTTTCAAAATACAAATCATTTTGAAGGATTTTTTGATGCATCTGGAAAAGTCTTTCGGTTTCAAAAAGAAAGAAAGAAGGACTTCCTAGATAGAAACGAAATCTCCCTTTCTCAAAAACGCATCCAACTGACAGACAAACGGATCCAGGAAGAATCGCCACTCCATCCAGAGGGAATGGAAAAAGAGGATCTCAGAGAATCTAAAATTCTTTATCAGTTTCCAGAAGCCAAATGGAAACCTAAACAGGAAATGTCACTCGCTCTCGATGATTTAGAATTACCGAAACTCAGTCCCATGGAATCGAAGTTTGGTGATGTTTCTACCTTTTTGCCAAATCGGAATTGGGAAGTATCTCAAGAAAATTCAAATGAAATGGAAGCTTGGGAAGAAGAGGAAGAAGAAACTTGGGAAGATTCGATTTCAGAGTCTACTGACGAAGAAACTTCTGTTGTGGTTTCCATTCCTGAGTCTGTCCGTTTGTCCCTTGTAGAAGAAACAGGCTTTGCAACAGAAACTTGGGATGATACAAACGATCTGAGTGATTCCGTGTCGATGGAAGGCGTGGAAGAAGAGTATGAAGAAGAAACTTTGGAAACCATGTCCCTAGAGGAATCCTCTCCAATGGTTCGTTCGAATTTGAGTCCTGGAAACTTTGTTAAGAAAAAGCAAATTCTTAAGGAAACAAAAGAAGAACAAGAACTCATGTTTGGTTCCATGGTGCCAAAACCTAAATTGAAAAAAGGGAAGTATTACATTTCTCCAAGACTTCTTGCCAACCACCAAGTTCCAGTTGCGAATATTTTAAAGAATGATTCGGAACTCGATCTCATCGCTAAAAAAATCGAAGAGTCAACTGGTCACTTTGGAATTGAATCAAAGGTCATTACTAAAGAACGTGGGCCCATCATCACTCGGTATGAAATCACCATTCCGAATGGAATCAAACTGAACCGAATTGTCTCTTTGTCAGATGAAATCAGAGCTTACTTAGAAGTAAAAAACATTCGGATTGTGGCACCTATCCCAGGTAAGGCGTCGATTGGAATCGAAGTTCCGAACCGTGTCAGAGAAGATGTTTTTTTATCAGAGATTTTAAAAGATACCATCCTCCAACAAAAAGCAAAAGACCTTTCGATTTGTATTGGAAAGGATATTTCGGGAAAACTCGTGATGATTGATATCGCAAAACTCCCGCACTTACTCGTTGCGGGAACCACTGGATCTGGTAAGTCGGTGAGTATCAATGCGATGATCACAAGCCTTATCTGCACGCGCTCCCCAGAAGAAGTTCGGTTCATTATGATCGATCCAAAGATGGTAGAGATGACACTTTACGAAGGAATTCCACACCTTCTCATGCCAGTGATTACGGACCCTAAAAAAGCAACCAAGGCCCTCTCTTGGGCGATCCAAGAAATGGAGAGCCGTTACCAAATGATCTCCCAATTGAAAAGTAGGGACTTCAAAAGTTTTAATGAAAAGGTAGATGAATATGCGCACGCAAAAGGATTCCAAAAACTTCCTTACATCGTGATTTTCATAGATGAGCTTGCGGATCTTATGATGGTTTCGGGAAAGGATTTGGAAGAACAGATCCAAAGGATTTCCCAAAAAGCAAGAGCTGTGGGAATCCACCTCGTAATGGCAACGCAAAGGCCATCCGTGGATGTCATCACTGGGGTCATCAAAGCGAATTGTCCTGCAAGAGTTGCCTTCCAGGTGGCACAAAAAACAGACTCCCGCACCATCCTCGATACAAGTGGGGCGGAGACCCTCCTAGGAAAAGGGGACTTTTTGTACCGTTCTCCAACCTCGAGTGACCTTATGCGGATCCAGGCTCCCTACATCGAAGAGAAAGAAATTGAGTCCATTGTGGAAGAAGCCAAAAAACAAGGGGCTCCTGCCTATGTAGAGATGAACTGGGAGGAGGAATCGAATATCGAAATGGCCTCCGATGAAGACGAGGAACTTTTCGAAGAAGCTTGGAACATTGTCGTCACAGAAAAAAAAGCCAGTGCGAGCTACCTCCAGCGTAGGATGCGAATTGGTTACAACAAAGCGGCAAGGCTTATGGAACTCATGGAAATGAGGGGGTATGTGTCACCGCAAGTGGGGGCAAAACCTCGAGAAATCCTACGTTCAGCGTAA
- the pgsA gene encoding CDP-diacylglycerol--glycerol-3-phosphate 3-phosphatidyltransferase, whose protein sequence is MEDWKTIANIPNLLTVLRVLALPFFIFALFQKEWEYQIFAFVLFALASLTDLVDGYLARKWNQQTEFGKFLDPLADKFLVIGCFVTFLFIHEPIEVWMVVLIVGRDMLITFLRYIAVRSGNSLRTTMMGKVKTAFQMGAILIILVVFMLISGKRRAMINETYAMGKLAGYSTFEVASQNANEFYTLVKTSDHLSFKDFFDSIASIVPYFGMLFTTFITVVSGLRYIVTNYQLLTFSNLKRIFYDRSH, encoded by the coding sequence GTGGAAGATTGGAAAACCATAGCCAATATCCCGAACTTGCTCACAGTTCTTCGCGTATTGGCATTACCGTTTTTTATCTTTGCCTTATTCCAAAAAGAATGGGAATACCAAATCTTTGCCTTTGTCCTCTTTGCACTCGCCTCCTTAACCGATTTGGTGGATGGGTATTTGGCAAGGAAATGGAACCAACAAACGGAGTTTGGAAAATTTCTAGATCCATTGGCGGATAAATTTTTAGTCATTGGTTGTTTTGTTACGTTTTTATTCATCCATGAACCCATTGAAGTTTGGATGGTTGTGCTCATCGTTGGGCGTGATATGCTCATCACGTTCCTTCGTTACATTGCCGTTCGTTCTGGCAATAGCCTTCGCACAACCATGATGGGAAAAGTGAAAACCGCATTCCAGATGGGAGCAATCCTCATTATCCTCGTTGTCTTTATGCTGATCTCTGGGAAACGTCGGGCGATGATCAATGAAACCTATGCCATGGGAAAATTAGCTGGTTACTCTACCTTTGAGGTGGCATCTCAGAATGCGAACGAGTTTTATACATTGGTTAAAACTTCAGACCATTTGAGTTTTAAAGATTTTTTTGATTCCATTGCTTCTATTGTTCCTTATTTTGGAATGTTATTCACCACTTTCATTACTGTGGTTTCTGGACTTCGTTATATTGTAACCAACTATCAATTGTTAACCTTTTCTAATCTAAAAAGGATTTTTTATGACCGCTCTCACTAG